The Vicia villosa cultivar HV-30 ecotype Madison, WI linkage group LG1, Vvil1.0, whole genome shotgun sequence genome includes a region encoding these proteins:
- the LOC131627085 gene encoding uncharacterized protein LOC131627085 isoform X2: MEEGNSDLPCPSPSPFRSSSLLKDISNFKTPFKTPKRSSFSLNTQSPSSQYFTASKSKQTTLLRRPNKSSAAASRKLKAFQLEQSHSSRNAQIKKEQSLKSLAKSLTVWLNFLLESPASCGCDLSVAGVQIGDASPVVTKGKRDNVSRNSVGVDSLWRTPKRQRKNAACSLRVGKEIVNAADSQSSSFLRLKDSLKDVCSFDDFKQRMSIYLSLGTCEDIFLVMNQVTKTIDEGRLNMKAHCPIVTDFGLKEKAVKVLMCYNPSWLRIGLYIIFGGDSLVSNGDGESNQDAVFLKMVLDKLFFTHEDLAKAYAYNKMVEGVYRSGYYESLGNVILKRILLLVLILDKAKCQCCLPIEYGIDGLDGGSPLLFKAEFWIKSSSQVIQEFLSSDVMRGEGNLLTHLVILGYKVSHQQGPLVEYDFQVRDLFIDLQDGLKLCRAIHLLQNNSSILKKIVVPSDTRKKNLVNCGVALQYLRLAGVSLLDEDDTTIATEDIINGDKELTISLLWNMFVRLQLPLLVDKTSLVGEISKIRGLGMNLASDANSSSLDLLLKWIQTVCDNYNCTVDSFHSLVDGKAIWCLLDYYFQKELHSVCSLKEVYEKGGKTSIMSVNEYSDALYNFILSQKLTMLLGNFPEVLQISDLLQHNGACSDRSVVILVVFLASQLFVKKKMEHLNFHKLLGYDCENTNRRNLRTVQCHSSSDSAQKPYASNVRDDEDAARKFKAIQTWWQDMANQNNIMQPAVSILQTSRATQSNIDVRREDAARKIQAHIRGLVVRRKFIKMVDAVILLQTVFRARKKVRLEPICMIFTAGPICDFSYETLKQSEVFERYATLFYHRHYFLRLKRSAQLIQQAVRSWLYWRSEQGCRLSPDPMITDTVTAATTVQKFVRGWMARSRYICELDQKEKDLIFSEQKLISDLKTKAAVTIQLAWKNYISCKSTRKEHLFATKIQSNFRRWLMRKQFLNQIHAVIKIQSYFRMWKCVNAIQNFKALFKAAIVIQSFFRGWIARKHACARKNQIIEIQRHCRGWLMKRDFMFQRDAIIKIQSVIRSLNCQKSLNCQKDAALEIQRSIRGHLTRNWLLGSASKSRAAVTGSCISRPVGLRSFQLEAFMCAVVKLQRWWKGLLLLKLMNRSAVTIQSCTRGWIARRKATVEKHHTNVMEENAAVELQRYIRGHLTRNLILGSASKLRAVAAGCISKPTCCSSFQLKLFLFQVVKLQRWWKHLFLHKLRIRSVIIIQSQTRGWLTRRRANVYRHHIIVIQSQIRGWVTRRRANFYRHHIIVIQSHWKGYIARKQSTKQLMDLRLRLQESSKNVDDSKRLINRLLAALSKLLNMKSLSDILHTCSTLNLATEHSQRCCEELVAAGAIETLLRLIGSLSRSIPDQEVLKHVLSTLRNLARCPHLLEVLIQTHGSIQTIVLELTRNNEESFFIASGLLKKICSTHQGVNAIINSPALLRRLRSLVEKLARKVTYNPKSNVRGPTPSPVVTAKENPDRRLKEATEILKLLTHG; encoded by the exons ATGGAAGAAGGTAATAGCGACCTTCCTTGTCCATCACCCTCACCCTTTCGATCTTCTTCCCTCCTCAAAGACATTTCAAACTTCAAAACCCCTTTCAAAACCCCTAAACGTTCCTCTTTCTCTCTCAACACCCAATCTCCATCATCTCAATACTTCACCGCTTCCAAATCCAAACAAACCACACTCCTCCGTCGCCCTAACAAATCCTCAGCAGCTGCTTCTAGAAAACTCAAAGCATTCCAACTCGAACAGTCTCACTCTTCACGAAACGCACAGATAAAAAAAGAACAATCGCTCAAATCCCTAGCAAAATCCCTAACCGTTTGGCTCAATTTCCTTCTCGAATCACCTGCTTCTTGCGGTTGCGACCTTTCAGTTGCTGGTGTTCAGATCGGAGATGCTTCTCCGGTGGTGACCAAGGGGAAACGTGATAATGTATCGAGGAATTCGGTTGGAGTTGATTCTTTGTGGAGAACTCCCAAACGACAGAGGAAGAATGCTGCATGTTCGTTGCGAGTTGGTAAGGAAATTGTGAATGCTGCGGATTCACAGAGTTCTTCGTTTTTGAGATTAAAGGATTCTCTGAAGGATGTGTGTAGTTTCGATGATTTCAAGCAGAGAATGAGTATTTATTTGAGTCTTGGAACTTGTGAAGATATCTTCCTGGTCATGAATCAAGTTACCAAG ACTATTGATGAAGGAAGGCTAAATATGAAGGCACATTGCCCAATAGTAACAGATTTTGGGTTGAAGGAAAAAGCAGTAAAAGTCCTTATGTGTTATAATCCAAGCTGGTTGCGAATTGGACTATATATAATATTTGGCGGGGACTCTTTAGTGTCTAATGGGGATGGAGAGTCTAATCAAGATGCTGTATTTCTAAAAATGGTCCTTGACAAACTATTTTTTACACATGAGGATTTAGCAAAAGCATATGCTTATAACAAGATGGTTGAAGGAGTTTATAGGTCTGGTTACTATGAGAGTTTGGGGAATGTGATTTTGAAGAGAATATTGTTACTTGTGCTTATCCTTGATAAAGCTAAATGTCAATGTTGCCTTCCTATTGAGTATGGTATTGATGGATTGGATGGTGGTTCACCTTTATTATTCAAGGCAGAGTTTTGGATTAAATCAAGTAGTCAAGTGATTCAGG AATTTCTGTCATCTGATGTAATGCGCGGAGAAGGCAATCTTCTAACACACTTGGTTATTTTAGGTTACAAAGTGTCTCACCAACAG GGGCCTCTTGTTGAATACGATTTCCAGGTCAGAGATTTATTCATAGATCTCCAAGACGGACTAAAACTATGTAGAGCTATTCATCTCTTGCAAAACAATTCTTCTATACTCAAG AAAATTGTAGTTCCTTCTGACACCCGTAAGAAAAATTTGGTAAACTGTGGTGTTGCCCTACAATATCTTAGACTAGCTGGGGTCTCATTACTTGATGAAGACGACACAACAATTGCAACAGAAGATATTATTAACGGGGATAAAGAACTTACAATTTCTTTGCTCTGGAACATGTTTGTTCGTTTGCAG CTGCCTTTGCTGGTTGATAAAACAAGTTTAGTTGGGGAAATTTCTAAAATCCGCGGACTTGGCATG AATCTCGCAAGTGATGCAAATTCTAGTTCTCTGGATTTGCTTTTGAAATGGATTCAG ACTGTTTGTGACAATTACAACTGTACAGTTGACAGTTTTCATTCCCTTGTTGATGGCAAAGCAATCTGGTGCTTACTTGATTATTATTTCCAGAAGGAACTGCACAGTGTCTGTTCATTAAAG GAAGTTTATGAAAAAGGTGGCAAGACGTCAATCATGTCAGTTAATGAATATTCAGATGCACTGTACAATTTCATATTATCCCAGAAATTGACCATGTTGCTGGGGAATTTTCCTGAG GTACTTCAGATTAGTGATCTACTTCAGCATAATGGCGCTTGCAGTGATCGAAGTGTGGTGATATTGGTTGTTTTCCTGGCAAGCCAATTATTTGTCAAGAAAAAAATG GAACACTTAAATTTTCATAAGCTATTGGGTTATGATTGCGAAAACACAAATCGTAGGAATTTGAGGACTGTACAATGCCATTCAAGTTCTGATTCAGCTCAAAAGCCTTATGCTTCAAATGTGCGTGATGATGAAG ATGCCGCAAGAAAATTCAAGGCCATCCAAACTTGGTGGCAAGATATGGCTAATCAAAACAATATTATGCAGCCAGCTGTCTCTATTTTGCAGACATCTAGGGCAACCCAAAGCAACATTGATGTTAGAAGAG AAGATGCTGCAAGAAAAATACAAGCACATATCAGAGGACTGGTTGTACGGCGCAAGTTTATCAAAATGGTAGATGCTGTTATCCTTTTGCAGACTGTTTTCCGAGCTAGGAAGAAAGTAAGGCTGGAGCCGATTTGCATGATATTCACTGCTGGTCCAATCTGTGATTTCTCATATG AAACATTGAAGCAATCCGAAGTATTTGAGAGGTATGCCACGCTTTTCTATCATAGGCATTATTTTTTGAGGTTGAAAAGGTCAGCACAGCTTATCCAGCAAGCAGTGAGGAGTTGGCTCTATTGGAGGTCTGAACAAGGATGTAGATTAAGTCCTGACCCCATGATTACAGACACAGTGACTGCTGCCACTACTGTTCAGAAATTTGTCCGTGGTTGGATGGCACGATCTAGATATATTTGTGAGCtagatcaaaaagaaaaagatttaattttTTCTGAACAGAAACTTATCTCTGATCTTAAAACAAAGGCAGCTGTTACCATTCAGCTTGCTTGGAAAAACTACATAAGCTGCAAGTCTACAAGGAAAGAGCACTTGTTTGCGACTAAAATTCAATCTAATTTCCGTAGGTGGTTAAtgagaaaacaatttttaaatcaGATTCATGCTGTCATAAAAATTCAATCATATTTTCGAATGTGGAAATGTGTGAATGCTATTCAGAACTTCAAAGCCTTGTTTAAGGCGGCTATTGTCATTCAATCTTTTTTTCGTGGATGGATTGCTCGGAAGCATGCTTGTGCTCGTAAGAATCAGATTATTGAGATTCAA AGGCATTGCCGCGGTTGGCTTATGAAACGGGATTTCATGTTTCAAAGAGATGCTATAATAAAAATCCAGAGTGTCATTAGAAGTTTGAACTGCCAGAAGTCACTCAATTGTCAGAAAGATGCTGCATTGGAGATCCAGCGCTCCATCAGGGGGCATTTAACACGAAATTGGCTATTAG gtAGTGCTTCCAAGTCACGTGCAGCTGTTACTGGTAGTTGCATTTCAAGACCTGTTGGCTTACGTAGTTTTCAACTTGAAGCATTCATGTGTGCAGTAGTGAAATTGCAAAGGTGGTGGAAGGGTCTCTTGTTGCTTAAACTAATGAATAGATCAGCCGTCACAATCCAGTCTTGTACACGTGGGTGGATAGCCAGACGAAAGGCCACAGTTGAGAAACACCATACTAATGTCATGGAA GAAAATGCCGCAGTGGAGCTCCAACGCTATATTAGGGGACATTTAACTCGAAATTTGATATTAG GTAGTGCTTCTAAGCTGCGTGCAGTTGCGGCTGGATGCATTTCAAAACCAACTTGCTGTTCTAGTTTTCAGTTGAAACTATTCTTGTTTCAAGTAGTGAAATTGCAACGATGGTGGAAGCATCTCTTCTTACATAAATTGAGGATAAGGTCTGTAATCATTATACAGTCTCAAACTCGTGGGTGGCTAACCAGGCGAAGGGCCAATGTTTATAGACATCATATTATTGTCATACAG TCTCAAATTCGTGGATGGGTAACCAGACGAAGGGCCAACTTTTACCGGCATCATATTATTGTCATACAG TCCCACTGGAAAGGTTACATTGCTCGTAAGCAGTCAACAAAACAGCTAATGGATTTGCGCTTGAGACTGCAAGAGTCTTCCAAAAATGTGGATGATAGCAAACGTCTCATAAATAGACTCTTGGCAGCGCTTTCAAAGCTACTAAATATGAAGAGTCTCAGTGACATCCTTCATACTTGTTCAACATTGA ATTTGGCGACAGAGCATTCTCAGAGATGCTGTGAAGAACTTGTGGCTGCTGGGGCCATTGAGACCTTGCTACGGCTTATTGGATCACTCAGCCGGAGTATCCCTGATCAAGAGGTTTTAAAGCATGTTTTATCAACTCTCCGAAATCTTGCTCGCTGTCCCCATCTACTGGAAGTGTTGATACAAACACATGGTTCTATACAAACAATCGTCTTGGAGTTAACAAG GAATAATGAGGAGAGCTTCTTCATTGCTTCTGGGCTTTTGAAGAAAATATGCTCAACTCACCAAGGCGTCAACGCCATAATTAACTCCCCTGCCTTACTAAGGAGACTGCGCAGTCTTGTTGAGAAGCTTGCTAGGAAGGTCACTTATAACCCAAAAAG TAATGTTCGGGGTCCTACTCCTAGTCCAGTTGTTACTGCTAAAGAAAACCCAGATAGAAGATTGAAGGAGGCTACTGAAATTCTAAAGCTTCTAACACACGGTTGA